One Sparus aurata chromosome 5, fSpaAur1.1, whole genome shotgun sequence genomic window carries:
- the atxn2 gene encoding ataxin-2 isoform X1: protein MSMKAGGNRSKPGGGNTAGAAASGAGGSGGGRQNLGRGRHSGKGPAAVIFNGVYANMRMVHVLTSVVGAKCELKVKNGAVYEGVFKTYGPECDLVLDAAHRKSPEPSIAPRKEDIVESIIFKASDVVVVTFKDVDLNFARKVSSDTDNFTDAAVSSRINGEHKEKDLEPWDGGETHNSDSLESLDTDVSNGWDPNDMFKYNEEKYGVLSTYDSSLSTYTVPLERDNSEEFLKREARAAQLAEEIEASATYKARVALENDERSEEEKYTAVVRGERETHTLSRENKYIPPGQRNREAMSWGPGRQNSPRLAQSSAGPSAPRPGPHDYSPSSGADQRVVNGGSSHWPSPCPSPSSRPPSRYQSGPSSLPPRATTPTRPPSRPPSRPSRPSSHSSHPSYPSSSSSSFSHHGPTSPASTLPKRMSSEGPPRMSPKSQRTPRAHRVPPCRTTGVPPGVDLISHNAPGEVPVTPPTRSSSSGGTWSSVVSGAHRPRSPRQNSMGGASTGSSSLPSPQTGTAPVETAATPTSAPSPTAASPAPNMVASPPGDAKECRVQETRQTSPTANKENIKPLDSSPSITRPVCKGPPSMAPDHRKQIDNLKKFSVDFRLQSSSNSEAAFDQMMTKPPRDPADKPKDLPLDKASTVGREGTEDGVVVITAGTPGGAPTPSTTATNTSKPGSPAALSPSPSAPDQKRAGLDVTSQGVQTTATSAFGGPKHEDKDDKKEPVQDQVRKSTLNPNANEFKPRFNAQPKPANTPTPPRPQGQPSPSIVVQQPPAVYGQTVCFPQMYPLTPVSPGVQKSIIWKSPAMYQVQMPHMTVSQSKPYRPGKVPNMPQQRSDQHHPPGTPTMMHPATAAGPPIVAPSPAYSAQYFTCSPQQFTSQPLVQQMTHYQSQNKICWPGHLYSTTAQHVFSPVMQGSARMMAPPTHGQPSLVSSSTTQYPEQTHTMYVSQGPMPQQYPHPSATLHPHPQHPQPSATPTGQAQQGGPPQHGGPPSHPAASPVQHQQHQQAAAAAAAAQALHLANQPPQQQMYSALAPTPPSMTPGPNPQSPQASFPSAQQTVYIHPQQVQHGYNHNHMAHVQQAHMQSGMVPSHHPAPTHPTMMLMATQGPPGGPQPPMPQTALNPIPVSSTTHFSYLAHPQVQPHHQQQL from the exons ATGTCAATGAAGGCCGGTGGAAATCGCAGCAAGCCCGGCGGTGGCAACACCGCTGGTGCCGCCGCCTCCGGTGCCGGAGGAAGCGGCGGGGGAAGACAGAATCTGGGCAG gggAAGACACAGTGGTAAAGGCCCTGCAGCA GTCATTTTCAATGGTGTATATGCAAATATGAGGATGGTCCATGTCTTGACATCAGTGGTG GGGGCCAAGTGTGAGCTGAAAGTGAAAAACGGAGCAGTCTATGAAGGAGTATTTAAGACATATGGTCCAGAG TGTGACCTGGTGTTGGATGCAGCTCACAGAAAGAGCCCAGAGCCGAGCATAGCCCCCAGGAAAGAGGATATTGTGGAGAGCATCATTTTCAAGGCCTCGGATGTTGTAGTGGTGACCTTCAAAGATGTGGACCTGAATTTCGCCAGGAAAG TCTCTTCTGACACAG ACAACTTCACAGATGCAGCAGTGAGCAGCAGGATCAATGGCGAGCACAAAGAGAAAGATCTAGAGCCCTGGGATGGAGGAGAGACCCACAACTCTGACAGCCTTGAGTCTCTGGATACAGACGtg TCAAACGGGTGGGACCCCAATGACATGTTCAAGTACAATGAGGAGAAGTATGGAGTCTTGTCTACATATGACAGCAGCCTGTCAACATACAC GGTCCCCCTTGAGCGGGACAACTCAGAAGAGTTCCTCAAGAGGGAGGCACGTGCTGCCCAGCTGGCAGAAGAGATCGAGGCCAGTGCCACGTATAAGGCCCGCGTGGCCCTGGAAAACGATGAACGCTCTGAGGAGGAGAAGTATACAGCTGTGGTGCGAGGGGAGAGGGAGACCCACACGCTCAGCAG aGAGAACAAGTACATTCCTCCAGGTCAGAGGAACAGGGAGGCGATGTCATGGGGACCGGGACGTCAGAATTCACCTCGTCTGGCTCAGAGCTCAGCTGGACCCTCAGCTCCTCGACCAGGACCTCACGACTACAGCCCCAGCTCCGGGGCCGACCAGAGAGTGGTTAACGGAG GTTCATCCCATTGGCCCTCACCCTGTCCGTCTCCTTCCTCCCGCCCCCCCTCTCGTTACCAGTCTGgcccctcctccctgcctcctcgGGCGACCACGCCCACCAGGCCACCCTCCAGACCCCCCTCTCGACCTTCCAGGCCTTCCTCTCATTCATCCCACCCCTCctatccctcctcctcctcatcctccttttcCCACCATGGGCCCACGTCGCCAGCCTCCACTCTGCCCAAACGCATGTCTTCAGAAG GTCCACCCAGGATGTCTCCAAAGTCCCAACGGACGCCTCGTGCTCATAGAGTGCCACCCTGCCGGACCACTGGAGTCCCTCCAGGAGTGGACTTAATTTCCCACAATGCCCCTGGAGAGGTCCCAGTGACTCCACCGACCAGGAGCAGCTCCTCTGGAGGGACATGGTCTTCAGTGGTTAGTGGAG CCCATAGACCTCGCTCCCCCCGACAGAACAGTATGGGTGGAGCCTCCACtggctcctcctccctcccatcACCCCAGACAGGAACAGCTCCTGTGGAAACTGCTGCTACACCAACATCAGCTCCCTCTCCCACTGCTGCTAGCCCCGCCCCCAACATGGTCGCCTCTCCACCAGGAGATG CAAAAGAGTGTCGTGTCCAGGAGACAAGACAAACATCCCCCACGGCAAACAAGGAGAACATCAAGCCCTTGGACAGCTCACCTAGTATCACCAGACCAGTCTGTAAAG GACCCCCTTCTATGGCACCAgaccacagaaaacaaataGATAATTTAAAGAAATTTAGTGTAGATTTTAGG TTGCAGTCTAGTTCAAACTCAGAGGCTGCCTTTGACCAGATGATGACCAAGCCTCCCAGAGATCCAGCAGACAAGCCTAAAGACCTTCCCCTGGACAAAGCCTCCACAGTGGGGCGGGAGGGCACAGAAGATGGTGTTGTAGTAATAACTGCTGGCACCCCCGGTGGTGCCCCAACACCATCCACCACCGCCACAAACACCAGTAAGCCTGGCAGCCCCGCTGCACTGTCCCCGTCTCCTTCAGCCCCAGACCAGAAGAGAGCGGGGCTTGATGTGACATCACAGGGAGTTCAGACGACAGCCACTTCCGCATTTGGTGGACCCAAGCATGAAGACAAGGATGACAAAAAGGAACCAGTACAAGA TCAAGTGAGAAAATCAACCCTGAACCCAAATGCGAATGAGTTCAAACCCAGGTTCAATGCGCAG CCCAAGCCAGCCAACACCCCGACGCCCCCGCGGCCTCAGGGCCAGCCCAGCCCCTCCATCGTGGTCCAGCAGCCCCCGGCAGTGTACGGTCAGACAGTCTGCTTCCCACAGATGTATCCCCTCACACCAGTCAGCCCTGGAGTGCAG AAAAGCATAATATGGaag TCTCCAGCTATGTACCAGGTTCAGATGCCTCATATGACAGTCAGCCAGTCTAAACCCTATAGACCAGGTAAAG TACCAAACATGCCCCAGCAGAGGTCAGACCAGCACCACCCACCAGGCACGCCCACCATGATGCACCCAGCCACGGCAGCGGGACCACCTATTGTAGCACCGAGCCCTGCCTACTCTGCCCAGTACTTTACCTGCAGCCCGCAGCAGTTCACCAGTCAGCCGCTGGTCCAGCAGATGACGCATTACCAGTCACAG AACAAGATTTGTTGGCCAGGGCATCtctacagcaccaca GCGCAGCATGTTTTCAGTCCAGTAATGCAGGGCAGTGCCAGGATGATGGCACCTCCCACGCATGGGCAACCCAGCCTAGTCTCTTCCTCGACTACACAGTACccagagcagacacacaccatGTATG TGTCTCAAGGGCCAATGCCTCAGCAGTATCCCCACCCAAGCGCCACCTTGCACCCCCACCCGCAGCACCCCCAGCCTTCTGCCACGCCTACAGGCCAAGCCCAGCAGGGTGGGCCCCCACAACACGGGGGTCCTCCTAGCCACCCAGCTGCCAGCCCAGTCCAGCACCAACAGCACCAGCAGGCAGCGGCAG ctgcagcagcagcccaggCCCTCCACCTGGCCAACCAGCCTCCTCAGCAACAGATGTACTCTGCTTTGGCCCCCACGCCCCCCTCTATGACCCCGGGGCCCAACCCTCAGAGTCCCCAGGCATCGTTCCCCTCTGCCCAGCAGACGGTCTATATCCACCCGCAGCAGGTGCAGCACGGCTACAACCACAACCACATGGCACACGTGCAGCAG GCCCATATGCAGTCCGGTATGGTGCCGTCTCACCACCCGGCACCCACCCACCCCACGATGATGCTGATGGCTACCCAGGGTCCTCCAGGGGGTCCGCAGCCACCCATGCCCCAGACTGCCCTCAACCCCATCCCTGTTTCCTCCACTACACATTTCTCCTACCTGGCACATCCACAAG TGCAacctcatcatcagcagcagctgtag
- the atxn2 gene encoding ataxin-2 isoform X7, translated as MSMKAGGNRSKPGGGNTAGAAASGAGGSGGGRQNLGRGRHSGKGPAAVIFNGVYANMRMVHVLTSVVGAKCELKVKNGAVYEGVFKTYGPECDLVLDAAHRKSPEPSIAPRKEDIVESIIFKASDVVVVTFKDVDLNFARKVSSDTDNFTDAAVSSRINGEHKEKDLEPWDGGETHNSDSLESLDTDVSNGWDPNDMFKYNEEKYGVLSTYDSSLSTYTVPLERDNSEEFLKREARAAQLAEEIEASATYKARVALENDERSEEEKYTAVVRGERETHTLSRENKYIPPGQRNREAMSWGPGRQNSPRLAQSSAGPSAPRPGPHDYSPSSGADQRVVNGGSSHWPSPCPSPSSRPPSRYQSGPSSLPPRATTPTRPPSRPPSRPSRPSSHSSHPSYPSSSSSSFSHHGPTSPASTLPKRMSSEGPPRMSPKSQRTPRAHRVPPCRTTGVPPGVDLISHNAPGEVPVTPPTRSSSSGGTWSSVVSGAHRPRSPRQNSMGGASTGSSSLPSPQTGTAPVETAATPTSAPSPTAASPAPNMVASPPGDAKECRVQETRQTSPTANKENIKPLDSSPSITRPVCKGPPSMAPDHRKQIDNLKKFSVDFRLQSSSNSEAAFDQMMTKPPRDPADKPKDLPLDKASTVGREGTEDGVVVITAGTPGGAPTPSTTATNTSKPGSPAALSPSPSAPDQKRAGLDVTSQGVQTTATSAFGGPKHEDKDDKKEPVQDQVRKSTLNPNANEFKPRFNAQPKPANTPTPPRPQGQPSPSIVVQQPPAVYGQTVCFPQMYPLTPVSPGVQKSIIWKSPAMYQVQMPHMTVSQSKPYRPVPNMPQQRSDQHHPPGTPTMMHPATAAGPPIVAPSPAYSAQYFTCSPQQFTSQPLVQQMTHYQSQAQHVFSPVMQGSARMMAPPTHGQPSLVSSSTTQYPEQTHTMYVSQGPMPQQYPHPSATLHPHPQHPQPSATPTGQAQQGGPPQHGGPPSHPAASPVQHQQHQQAAAAAAAAQALHLANQPPQQQMYSALAPTPPSMTPGPNPQSPQASFPSAQQTVYIHPQQVQHGYNHNHMAHVQQAHMQSGMVPSHHPAPTHPTMMLMATQGPPGGPQPPMPQTALNPIPVSSTTHFSYLAHPQVQPHHQQQL; from the exons ATGTCAATGAAGGCCGGTGGAAATCGCAGCAAGCCCGGCGGTGGCAACACCGCTGGTGCCGCCGCCTCCGGTGCCGGAGGAAGCGGCGGGGGAAGACAGAATCTGGGCAG gggAAGACACAGTGGTAAAGGCCCTGCAGCA GTCATTTTCAATGGTGTATATGCAAATATGAGGATGGTCCATGTCTTGACATCAGTGGTG GGGGCCAAGTGTGAGCTGAAAGTGAAAAACGGAGCAGTCTATGAAGGAGTATTTAAGACATATGGTCCAGAG TGTGACCTGGTGTTGGATGCAGCTCACAGAAAGAGCCCAGAGCCGAGCATAGCCCCCAGGAAAGAGGATATTGTGGAGAGCATCATTTTCAAGGCCTCGGATGTTGTAGTGGTGACCTTCAAAGATGTGGACCTGAATTTCGCCAGGAAAG TCTCTTCTGACACAG ACAACTTCACAGATGCAGCAGTGAGCAGCAGGATCAATGGCGAGCACAAAGAGAAAGATCTAGAGCCCTGGGATGGAGGAGAGACCCACAACTCTGACAGCCTTGAGTCTCTGGATACAGACGtg TCAAACGGGTGGGACCCCAATGACATGTTCAAGTACAATGAGGAGAAGTATGGAGTCTTGTCTACATATGACAGCAGCCTGTCAACATACAC GGTCCCCCTTGAGCGGGACAACTCAGAAGAGTTCCTCAAGAGGGAGGCACGTGCTGCCCAGCTGGCAGAAGAGATCGAGGCCAGTGCCACGTATAAGGCCCGCGTGGCCCTGGAAAACGATGAACGCTCTGAGGAGGAGAAGTATACAGCTGTGGTGCGAGGGGAGAGGGAGACCCACACGCTCAGCAG aGAGAACAAGTACATTCCTCCAGGTCAGAGGAACAGGGAGGCGATGTCATGGGGACCGGGACGTCAGAATTCACCTCGTCTGGCTCAGAGCTCAGCTGGACCCTCAGCTCCTCGACCAGGACCTCACGACTACAGCCCCAGCTCCGGGGCCGACCAGAGAGTGGTTAACGGAG GTTCATCCCATTGGCCCTCACCCTGTCCGTCTCCTTCCTCCCGCCCCCCCTCTCGTTACCAGTCTGgcccctcctccctgcctcctcgGGCGACCACGCCCACCAGGCCACCCTCCAGACCCCCCTCTCGACCTTCCAGGCCTTCCTCTCATTCATCCCACCCCTCctatccctcctcctcctcatcctccttttcCCACCATGGGCCCACGTCGCCAGCCTCCACTCTGCCCAAACGCATGTCTTCAGAAG GTCCACCCAGGATGTCTCCAAAGTCCCAACGGACGCCTCGTGCTCATAGAGTGCCACCCTGCCGGACCACTGGAGTCCCTCCAGGAGTGGACTTAATTTCCCACAATGCCCCTGGAGAGGTCCCAGTGACTCCACCGACCAGGAGCAGCTCCTCTGGAGGGACATGGTCTTCAGTGGTTAGTGGAG CCCATAGACCTCGCTCCCCCCGACAGAACAGTATGGGTGGAGCCTCCACtggctcctcctccctcccatcACCCCAGACAGGAACAGCTCCTGTGGAAACTGCTGCTACACCAACATCAGCTCCCTCTCCCACTGCTGCTAGCCCCGCCCCCAACATGGTCGCCTCTCCACCAGGAGATG CAAAAGAGTGTCGTGTCCAGGAGACAAGACAAACATCCCCCACGGCAAACAAGGAGAACATCAAGCCCTTGGACAGCTCACCTAGTATCACCAGACCAGTCTGTAAAG GACCCCCTTCTATGGCACCAgaccacagaaaacaaataGATAATTTAAAGAAATTTAGTGTAGATTTTAGG TTGCAGTCTAGTTCAAACTCAGAGGCTGCCTTTGACCAGATGATGACCAAGCCTCCCAGAGATCCAGCAGACAAGCCTAAAGACCTTCCCCTGGACAAAGCCTCCACAGTGGGGCGGGAGGGCACAGAAGATGGTGTTGTAGTAATAACTGCTGGCACCCCCGGTGGTGCCCCAACACCATCCACCACCGCCACAAACACCAGTAAGCCTGGCAGCCCCGCTGCACTGTCCCCGTCTCCTTCAGCCCCAGACCAGAAGAGAGCGGGGCTTGATGTGACATCACAGGGAGTTCAGACGACAGCCACTTCCGCATTTGGTGGACCCAAGCATGAAGACAAGGATGACAAAAAGGAACCAGTACAAGA TCAAGTGAGAAAATCAACCCTGAACCCAAATGCGAATGAGTTCAAACCCAGGTTCAATGCGCAG CCCAAGCCAGCCAACACCCCGACGCCCCCGCGGCCTCAGGGCCAGCCCAGCCCCTCCATCGTGGTCCAGCAGCCCCCGGCAGTGTACGGTCAGACAGTCTGCTTCCCACAGATGTATCCCCTCACACCAGTCAGCCCTGGAGTGCAG AAAAGCATAATATGGaag TCTCCAGCTATGTACCAGGTTCAGATGCCTCATATGACAGTCAGCCAGTCTAAACCCTATAGACCAG TACCAAACATGCCCCAGCAGAGGTCAGACCAGCACCACCCACCAGGCACGCCCACCATGATGCACCCAGCCACGGCAGCGGGACCACCTATTGTAGCACCGAGCCCTGCCTACTCTGCCCAGTACTTTACCTGCAGCCCGCAGCAGTTCACCAGTCAGCCGCTGGTCCAGCAGATGACGCATTACCAGTCACAG GCGCAGCATGTTTTCAGTCCAGTAATGCAGGGCAGTGCCAGGATGATGGCACCTCCCACGCATGGGCAACCCAGCCTAGTCTCTTCCTCGACTACACAGTACccagagcagacacacaccatGTATG TGTCTCAAGGGCCAATGCCTCAGCAGTATCCCCACCCAAGCGCCACCTTGCACCCCCACCCGCAGCACCCCCAGCCTTCTGCCACGCCTACAGGCCAAGCCCAGCAGGGTGGGCCCCCACAACACGGGGGTCCTCCTAGCCACCCAGCTGCCAGCCCAGTCCAGCACCAACAGCACCAGCAGGCAGCGGCAG ctgcagcagcagcccaggCCCTCCACCTGGCCAACCAGCCTCCTCAGCAACAGATGTACTCTGCTTTGGCCCCCACGCCCCCCTCTATGACCCCGGGGCCCAACCCTCAGAGTCCCCAGGCATCGTTCCCCTCTGCCCAGCAGACGGTCTATATCCACCCGCAGCAGGTGCAGCACGGCTACAACCACAACCACATGGCACACGTGCAGCAG GCCCATATGCAGTCCGGTATGGTGCCGTCTCACCACCCGGCACCCACCCACCCCACGATGATGCTGATGGCTACCCAGGGTCCTCCAGGGGGTCCGCAGCCACCCATGCCCCAGACTGCCCTCAACCCCATCCCTGTTTCCTCCACTACACATTTCTCCTACCTGGCACATCCACAAG TGCAacctcatcatcagcagcagctgtag
- the atxn2 gene encoding ataxin-2 isoform X2 — protein MSMKAGGNRSKPGGGNTAGAAASGAGGSGGGRQNLGRGRHSGKGPAAVIFNGVYANMRMVHVLTSVVGAKCELKVKNGAVYEGVFKTYGPECDLVLDAAHRKSPEPSIAPRKEDIVESIIFKASDVVVVTFKDVDLNFARKVSSDTDNFTDAAVSSRINGEHKEKDLEPWDGGETHNSDSLESLDTDVSNGWDPNDMFKYNEEKYGVLSTYDSSLSTYTVPLERDNSEEFLKREARAAQLAEEIEASATYKARVALENDERSEEEKYTAVVRGERETHTLSRENKYIPPGQRNREAMSWGPGRQNSPRLAQSSAGPSAPRPGPHDYSPSSGADQRVVNGGSSHWPSPCPSPSSRPPSRYQSGPSSLPPRATTPTRPPSRPPSRPSRPSSHSSHPSYPSSSSSSFSHHGPTSPASTLPKRMSSEGPPRMSPKSQRTPRAHRVPPCRTTGVPPGVDLISHNAPGEVPVTPPTRSSSSGGTWSSVVSGAHRPRSPRQNSMGGASTGSSSLPSPQTGTAPVETAATPTSAPSPTAASPAPNMVASPPGDAKECRVQETRQTSPTANKENIKPLDSSPSITRPVCKGPPSMAPDHRKQIDNLKKFSVDFRLQSSSNSEAAFDQMMTKPPRDPADKPKDLPLDKASTVGREGTEDGVVVITAGTPGGAPTPSTTATNTSKPGSPAALSPSPSAPDQKRAGLDVTSQGVQTTATSAFGGPKHEDKDDKKEPVQDQVRKSTLNPNANEFKPRFNAQPKPANTPTPPRPQGQPSPSIVVQQPPAVYGQTVCFPQMYPLTPVSPGVQKSIIWKSPAMYQVQMPHMTVSQSKPYRPVPNMPQQRSDQHHPPGTPTMMHPATAAGPPIVAPSPAYSAQYFTCSPQQFTSQPLVQQMTHYQSQNKICWPGHLYSTTAQHVFSPVMQGSARMMAPPTHGQPSLVSSSTTQYPEQTHTMYVSQGPMPQQYPHPSATLHPHPQHPQPSATPTGQAQQGGPPQHGGPPSHPAASPVQHQQHQQAAAAAAAAQALHLANQPPQQQMYSALAPTPPSMTPGPNPQSPQASFPSAQQTVYIHPQQVQHGYNHNHMAHVQQAHMQSGMVPSHHPAPTHPTMMLMATQGPPGGPQPPMPQTALNPIPVSSTTHFSYLAHPQVQPHHQQQL, from the exons ATGTCAATGAAGGCCGGTGGAAATCGCAGCAAGCCCGGCGGTGGCAACACCGCTGGTGCCGCCGCCTCCGGTGCCGGAGGAAGCGGCGGGGGAAGACAGAATCTGGGCAG gggAAGACACAGTGGTAAAGGCCCTGCAGCA GTCATTTTCAATGGTGTATATGCAAATATGAGGATGGTCCATGTCTTGACATCAGTGGTG GGGGCCAAGTGTGAGCTGAAAGTGAAAAACGGAGCAGTCTATGAAGGAGTATTTAAGACATATGGTCCAGAG TGTGACCTGGTGTTGGATGCAGCTCACAGAAAGAGCCCAGAGCCGAGCATAGCCCCCAGGAAAGAGGATATTGTGGAGAGCATCATTTTCAAGGCCTCGGATGTTGTAGTGGTGACCTTCAAAGATGTGGACCTGAATTTCGCCAGGAAAG TCTCTTCTGACACAG ACAACTTCACAGATGCAGCAGTGAGCAGCAGGATCAATGGCGAGCACAAAGAGAAAGATCTAGAGCCCTGGGATGGAGGAGAGACCCACAACTCTGACAGCCTTGAGTCTCTGGATACAGACGtg TCAAACGGGTGGGACCCCAATGACATGTTCAAGTACAATGAGGAGAAGTATGGAGTCTTGTCTACATATGACAGCAGCCTGTCAACATACAC GGTCCCCCTTGAGCGGGACAACTCAGAAGAGTTCCTCAAGAGGGAGGCACGTGCTGCCCAGCTGGCAGAAGAGATCGAGGCCAGTGCCACGTATAAGGCCCGCGTGGCCCTGGAAAACGATGAACGCTCTGAGGAGGAGAAGTATACAGCTGTGGTGCGAGGGGAGAGGGAGACCCACACGCTCAGCAG aGAGAACAAGTACATTCCTCCAGGTCAGAGGAACAGGGAGGCGATGTCATGGGGACCGGGACGTCAGAATTCACCTCGTCTGGCTCAGAGCTCAGCTGGACCCTCAGCTCCTCGACCAGGACCTCACGACTACAGCCCCAGCTCCGGGGCCGACCAGAGAGTGGTTAACGGAG GTTCATCCCATTGGCCCTCACCCTGTCCGTCTCCTTCCTCCCGCCCCCCCTCTCGTTACCAGTCTGgcccctcctccctgcctcctcgGGCGACCACGCCCACCAGGCCACCCTCCAGACCCCCCTCTCGACCTTCCAGGCCTTCCTCTCATTCATCCCACCCCTCctatccctcctcctcctcatcctccttttcCCACCATGGGCCCACGTCGCCAGCCTCCACTCTGCCCAAACGCATGTCTTCAGAAG GTCCACCCAGGATGTCTCCAAAGTCCCAACGGACGCCTCGTGCTCATAGAGTGCCACCCTGCCGGACCACTGGAGTCCCTCCAGGAGTGGACTTAATTTCCCACAATGCCCCTGGAGAGGTCCCAGTGACTCCACCGACCAGGAGCAGCTCCTCTGGAGGGACATGGTCTTCAGTGGTTAGTGGAG CCCATAGACCTCGCTCCCCCCGACAGAACAGTATGGGTGGAGCCTCCACtggctcctcctccctcccatcACCCCAGACAGGAACAGCTCCTGTGGAAACTGCTGCTACACCAACATCAGCTCCCTCTCCCACTGCTGCTAGCCCCGCCCCCAACATGGTCGCCTCTCCACCAGGAGATG CAAAAGAGTGTCGTGTCCAGGAGACAAGACAAACATCCCCCACGGCAAACAAGGAGAACATCAAGCCCTTGGACAGCTCACCTAGTATCACCAGACCAGTCTGTAAAG GACCCCCTTCTATGGCACCAgaccacagaaaacaaataGATAATTTAAAGAAATTTAGTGTAGATTTTAGG TTGCAGTCTAGTTCAAACTCAGAGGCTGCCTTTGACCAGATGATGACCAAGCCTCCCAGAGATCCAGCAGACAAGCCTAAAGACCTTCCCCTGGACAAAGCCTCCACAGTGGGGCGGGAGGGCACAGAAGATGGTGTTGTAGTAATAACTGCTGGCACCCCCGGTGGTGCCCCAACACCATCCACCACCGCCACAAACACCAGTAAGCCTGGCAGCCCCGCTGCACTGTCCCCGTCTCCTTCAGCCCCAGACCAGAAGAGAGCGGGGCTTGATGTGACATCACAGGGAGTTCAGACGACAGCCACTTCCGCATTTGGTGGACCCAAGCATGAAGACAAGGATGACAAAAAGGAACCAGTACAAGA TCAAGTGAGAAAATCAACCCTGAACCCAAATGCGAATGAGTTCAAACCCAGGTTCAATGCGCAG CCCAAGCCAGCCAACACCCCGACGCCCCCGCGGCCTCAGGGCCAGCCCAGCCCCTCCATCGTGGTCCAGCAGCCCCCGGCAGTGTACGGTCAGACAGTCTGCTTCCCACAGATGTATCCCCTCACACCAGTCAGCCCTGGAGTGCAG AAAAGCATAATATGGaag TCTCCAGCTATGTACCAGGTTCAGATGCCTCATATGACAGTCAGCCAGTCTAAACCCTATAGACCAG TACCAAACATGCCCCAGCAGAGGTCAGACCAGCACCACCCACCAGGCACGCCCACCATGATGCACCCAGCCACGGCAGCGGGACCACCTATTGTAGCACCGAGCCCTGCCTACTCTGCCCAGTACTTTACCTGCAGCCCGCAGCAGTTCACCAGTCAGCCGCTGGTCCAGCAGATGACGCATTACCAGTCACAG AACAAGATTTGTTGGCCAGGGCATCtctacagcaccaca GCGCAGCATGTTTTCAGTCCAGTAATGCAGGGCAGTGCCAGGATGATGGCACCTCCCACGCATGGGCAACCCAGCCTAGTCTCTTCCTCGACTACACAGTACccagagcagacacacaccatGTATG TGTCTCAAGGGCCAATGCCTCAGCAGTATCCCCACCCAAGCGCCACCTTGCACCCCCACCCGCAGCACCCCCAGCCTTCTGCCACGCCTACAGGCCAAGCCCAGCAGGGTGGGCCCCCACAACACGGGGGTCCTCCTAGCCACCCAGCTGCCAGCCCAGTCCAGCACCAACAGCACCAGCAGGCAGCGGCAG ctgcagcagcagcccaggCCCTCCACCTGGCCAACCAGCCTCCTCAGCAACAGATGTACTCTGCTTTGGCCCCCACGCCCCCCTCTATGACCCCGGGGCCCAACCCTCAGAGTCCCCAGGCATCGTTCCCCTCTGCCCAGCAGACGGTCTATATCCACCCGCAGCAGGTGCAGCACGGCTACAACCACAACCACATGGCACACGTGCAGCAG GCCCATATGCAGTCCGGTATGGTGCCGTCTCACCACCCGGCACCCACCCACCCCACGATGATGCTGATGGCTACCCAGGGTCCTCCAGGGGGTCCGCAGCCACCCATGCCCCAGACTGCCCTCAACCCCATCCCTGTTTCCTCCACTACACATTTCTCCTACCTGGCACATCCACAAG TGCAacctcatcatcagcagcagctgtag